In one Melaminivora jejuensis genomic region, the following are encoded:
- a CDS encoding ATP-binding protein: MTPSSYRLHALHLYNWGAFSGRHRAEFDAGNTAILGATGSGKTTLIDALMTLLCQHPRYNLASTGGHESDRDLASYVRGASGQGLASDGGAPVARPGRCVTGLAAQFVREGRAGEGDGSQRDELTLGALLWFDGSASSAAEMNKRWFFARGAGHGLDAWLEEHHGGGVRALARLEKSSDGLQMFSSKSAYLARVQRFFEVGANAFTLLNRAAGLKQLNSIDEIFRELVLDDHSAFDDALKVAASFDELAAIHAELDVANRQYLALLPLRELAASEAAQSAAVAEQQDLQALIAPWFARQGVRLWGARAAALDAALQALQAQLDSAQQQIDAARQQEQELLALYLGAGGAGIEDLRRELAAQQRLLAERQSHVQQYRQLARQLQLDWPEALSAAALAAHQAQAAPALAQLDARQQALQAAAEDAIAQEHQQRATLQALREQEQAVRQRPGSNVPPQFQQYRAQLAAELALAEDALPFVAELIEVPAAERAWRGAIERALGSQRLRILVPPQAIDRALAWVNQRHNHLHVRLLEARTPAQPPVFWDDGFAARLQLKAHALQGALRQLLTELDRHCVDSPEALRATPHTMTAQGLMSGRALHFDKHDHKRLDQDWMTGFDNRDRLAQLHEQIQAQTQSWQALTAIKKEALQSQAEAAQQRQLWASLQALRFDALDVAGVQQQAAVTQARLAALLDPQSDTAQAQARHEQAAQVRAALEEARRQLDQRQAAQQLELRQAHLQHERCAARVPGDEPTAQQDAALRRWLRITPDCEQLQEQERQAQQRAAEQLAQQQRRLAELHKDIIRQMARAQKEDRGALADQPQEVPALAPYLQRLQSLEEEALPEKRQRFQDYLNQASDQGVSTLLGGIDAQVDVIVERLAQLNQTLARVDFHSGRYLQLHPQPIVHPSLQELERCLRKLRSDRHIDDGGQAHFRALHAMVELLREHAGASRRTKAAQALLDARYRLQFAVHVLDRASGQVLERRTGSQGGSGGEKEIIASYVLTASLSYALCPPGRSLPLMGSIVLDEAFSKSSQAVAARIIQALHEFGLHALFVTPNKELRLLRQHTRSAVLVQRRGAQALLASLSWQEIGARAQQHASTAGFMQKTLETVDQQAPEAIDFGASA; encoded by the coding sequence ATGACCCCTTCCAGCTACCGCCTGCACGCCCTGCACCTGTACAACTGGGGCGCCTTCTCGGGCCGCCACCGCGCCGAGTTCGATGCCGGCAACACGGCCATCCTGGGCGCCACCGGCAGCGGCAAGACCACGCTGATCGACGCGCTGATGACGCTGCTGTGCCAGCACCCGCGCTACAACCTGGCCTCGACCGGCGGGCACGAGAGCGACCGCGACCTGGCCAGCTACGTGCGCGGCGCCAGCGGCCAGGGCCTGGCCAGCGACGGCGGCGCACCGGTGGCGCGCCCCGGGCGCTGCGTGACGGGGCTGGCGGCGCAGTTCGTGCGCGAAGGCCGTGCCGGCGAGGGCGACGGCAGTCAGCGCGACGAGCTGACCCTGGGCGCGCTGCTGTGGTTCGATGGCAGCGCCAGCAGCGCGGCCGAGATGAACAAGCGCTGGTTCTTTGCGCGCGGCGCCGGCCACGGGCTGGACGCCTGGCTGGAGGAGCACCACGGCGGCGGCGTGCGGGCGCTGGCCCGGCTGGAAAAATCCAGCGACGGGCTGCAGATGTTCAGCAGCAAGAGCGCCTACCTGGCGCGGGTGCAGCGCTTCTTCGAGGTCGGCGCCAACGCCTTCACCCTGCTCAACCGCGCGGCGGGCTTGAAGCAGCTCAACAGCATCGACGAGATCTTCCGCGAACTGGTGCTCGACGACCACAGCGCCTTCGATGACGCGCTCAAGGTGGCGGCCAGCTTCGACGAACTGGCCGCCATCCACGCCGAGCTGGACGTGGCCAACCGGCAATACCTGGCGCTGCTGCCGCTGCGCGAATTGGCTGCCAGCGAAGCCGCGCAGTCCGCCGCCGTGGCCGAGCAGCAGGACTTGCAGGCGCTGATTGCGCCCTGGTTCGCGCGCCAGGGCGTGCGGCTGTGGGGCGCGCGCGCCGCCGCGCTGGATGCGGCCTTGCAGGCGCTGCAGGCGCAGCTGGACAGCGCGCAGCAGCAGATCGACGCCGCGCGCCAGCAGGAGCAGGAGCTGCTGGCGCTGTACCTGGGCGCCGGCGGCGCCGGCATCGAAGACCTGCGCCGCGAGCTGGCCGCGCAGCAAAGACTGCTGGCCGAGCGCCAGAGCCACGTGCAGCAATACCGGCAACTGGCGCGCCAGCTGCAGCTGGACTGGCCCGAAGCCTTGAGCGCCGCCGCGCTGGCCGCGCACCAGGCGCAAGCTGCGCCGGCGCTGGCGCAATTGGACGCGCGCCAGCAGGCCCTGCAGGCCGCCGCCGAAGACGCCATTGCCCAGGAGCATCAGCAGCGCGCCACCCTGCAGGCGCTGCGCGAGCAGGAGCAGGCCGTGCGCCAGCGCCCCGGCTCCAACGTACCGCCGCAGTTCCAGCAATACCGCGCCCAGCTCGCCGCCGAGCTGGCGCTGGCCGAGGATGCGCTGCCCTTCGTCGCCGAACTGATCGAAGTGCCGGCTGCCGAACGCGCCTGGCGCGGCGCCATCGAGCGCGCCCTGGGCAGCCAGCGCCTGCGCATCCTGGTGCCGCCGCAGGCCATCGACCGGGCGCTGGCCTGGGTAAACCAGCGCCACAACCATTTGCACGTGCGCCTACTGGAGGCGCGCACGCCGGCGCAGCCACCCGTGTTCTGGGACGACGGCTTTGCCGCACGGCTGCAGCTCAAGGCCCACGCGCTCCAGGGCGCGCTGCGCCAGTTGCTGACCGAGCTTGATCGCCACTGCGTGGACAGCCCCGAGGCGCTGCGCGCCACGCCGCACACCATGACGGCGCAGGGCTTGATGTCGGGCCGCGCGCTGCACTTCGACAAGCACGACCACAAGCGCCTCGACCAGGACTGGATGACCGGCTTCGACAACCGCGACCGGCTGGCGCAGTTGCATGAACAAATTCAGGCGCAAACCCAGTCCTGGCAAGCGCTGACAGCTATCAAGAAAGAAGCATTGCAAAGCCAGGCCGAGGCCGCTCAGCAGCGCCAGTTGTGGGCCAGCCTGCAGGCATTGCGCTTCGATGCGCTGGACGTGGCCGGCGTGCAGCAGCAGGCGGCGGTGACGCAGGCGCGGCTGGCTGCGCTGCTCGACCCGCAGTCCGACACCGCCCAGGCGCAGGCGCGCCACGAACAGGCGGCCCAGGTGCGCGCCGCGCTGGAGGAGGCGCGCCGCCAGCTCGACCAGCGCCAGGCCGCGCAGCAACTGGAGCTGCGCCAGGCGCACCTGCAGCACGAGCGCTGCGCCGCCCGCGTGCCGGGCGACGAGCCCACGGCGCAGCAGGACGCTGCGCTGCGCCGCTGGCTGCGCATCACACCGGACTGCGAGCAGCTGCAGGAGCAGGAACGCCAGGCCCAGCAGCGCGCCGCCGAGCAACTGGCGCAGCAGCAGCGCCGCCTGGCCGAGCTGCACAAGGACATCATTCGCCAGATGGCGCGCGCGCAAAAAGAAGACCGTGGCGCGCTGGCCGACCAGCCGCAGGAGGTGCCGGCGCTGGCGCCCTACCTGCAGCGCCTGCAGTCGCTGGAGGAAGAAGCCCTGCCCGAAAAGCGCCAGCGCTTCCAGGACTATCTGAACCAGGCGTCCGACCAGGGCGTCAGCACGCTGCTGGGCGGCATCGACGCGCAGGTGGACGTGATCGTCGAGCGCCTGGCGCAGCTCAACCAGACGCTGGCGCGGGTGGACTTCCACAGCGGGCGCTACCTGCAGCTGCACCCGCAGCCCATCGTTCACCCCAGCCTGCAGGAGCTGGAGCGCTGCCTGCGCAAGCTGCGCAGCGACCGCCACATCGACGACGGCGGCCAAGCGCACTTTCGCGCCCTGCATGCCATGGTGGAGCTGCTGCGCGAGCACGCCGGCGCCAGCCGCCGCACCAAGGCCGCCCAGGCGCTGCTGGACGCGCGCTACCGCCTGCAGTTCGCCGTACACGTGCTCGACCGCGCCAGCGGCCAGGTGCTGGAGCGGCGCACCGGCTCGCAGGGCGGCAGTGGCGGCGAGAAGGAAATCATTGCCAGCTACGTGCTCACCGCGTCACTGTCCTACGCGCTGTGCCCGCCGGGGCGCAGCCTGCCGCTGATGGGCTCCATCGTGCTGGACGAGGCGTTCTCCAAAAGCTCCCAGGCCGTGGCCGCGCGCATCATCCAGGCGCTGCACGAGTTCGGCCTGCACGCGCTGTTCGTCACGCCCAACAAGGAACTGCGCCTGCTGCGCCAGCACACCAGAAGCGCCGTGCTGGTGCAGCGGCGCGGCGCCCAGGCGCTGCTGGCCAGCCTGTCGTGGCAGGAGATCGGCGCACGCGCTCAGCAGCACGCCAGCACGGCGGGTTTCATGCAAAAAACGCTGGAAACCGTTGACCAGCAAGCGCCAGAAGCTATTGATTTTGGAGCATCTGCATGA
- a CDS encoding Wadjet anti-phage system protein JetD domain-containing protein, with amino-acid sequence MKSPLALAEHLARQWQRADWRERHILQARSAWPLRLSIGAPSARQFRDDGPAIAQHLQAWRAIAQQGLGALQWSERRYQAGAAPVLLPLQWELARPSQLLAAIETLRPAGHAQLRADWSALQQLLAQTDARLHRLLLRRPALWRDTPTQQVVAAACLALQLAPGCAQGRPLRALAVAGNDSKFFERHASLLTALLDVLFDGEASRQGLGAFLGASAGDEHWLLLCPLAPGLLPFERQRVAASELRQRALPVQAGRILLVENERCLHLLPRPLAGTVAVLGAGLNLAWLCAPWLQQRRIAYWGDIDTWGLAMLARAREHLPALQPLLMDAATFERHAERAVAEPVTAPPPQGGLLPAPQQTLFEHLQGLARGRLEQEFLDGEWVRAAVEGWALGG; translated from the coding sequence ATGAAATCGCCCCTGGCGCTGGCCGAACATCTGGCGCGCCAGTGGCAGCGCGCCGACTGGCGCGAGCGGCACATCCTGCAGGCCAGGAGCGCCTGGCCGCTGCGCCTGTCCATCGGCGCGCCCAGCGCGCGCCAGTTCCGCGACGACGGGCCGGCCATTGCCCAGCACCTGCAGGCCTGGCGCGCCATCGCGCAGCAGGGCCTGGGTGCGCTGCAATGGAGCGAGCGCCGCTACCAGGCCGGCGCCGCGCCGGTGCTGCTGCCGCTGCAGTGGGAGCTGGCGCGCCCCTCGCAGCTGCTGGCCGCCATCGAGACCCTGCGGCCCGCCGGCCACGCGCAACTGCGCGCCGACTGGAGCGCGCTGCAGCAACTGCTGGCGCAGACCGATGCGCGCTTGCACCGCCTGCTGCTGCGCCGCCCGGCGCTGTGGCGCGACACGCCCACGCAGCAGGTCGTGGCTGCCGCCTGCCTGGCGCTGCAACTGGCCCCTGGCTGCGCCCAGGGCCGGCCCTTGCGCGCGCTGGCCGTGGCGGGCAACGACAGCAAGTTCTTCGAGCGCCACGCCAGCTTGCTGACCGCGCTGCTGGACGTGCTGTTCGACGGCGAGGCCAGCCGCCAGGGCCTGGGCGCCTTTCTGGGCGCCAGCGCGGGCGACGAGCACTGGCTGCTGCTGTGCCCGCTGGCGCCGGGCCTGCTGCCCTTCGAGCGCCAGCGCGTGGCGGCCAGCGAGTTGCGCCAGCGCGCCCTGCCGGTGCAGGCCGGGCGCATCCTGCTGGTGGAAAACGAACGCTGCCTGCACCTGCTGCCGCGCCCGCTGGCCGGCACGGTGGCGGTGCTGGGGGCCGGGCTGAATCTGGCCTGGCTGTGTGCGCCCTGGCTGCAGCAGCGCCGCATCGCCTACTGGGGCGACATCGACACCTGGGGCCTGGCCATGCTGGCGCGCGCCCGCGAGCATTTGCCGGCGCTGCAGCCGCTGCTGATGGACGCGGCCACCTTCGAGCGCCACGCCGAGCGCGCCGTGGCCGAGCCGGTCACTGCCCCGCCGCCGCAGGGCGGCCTGCTGCCGGCGCCGCAGCAGACTTTGTTCGAGCACCTGCAGGGGCTGGCGCGGGGCCGGCTGGAGCAGGAGTTTCTGGACGGCGAATGGGTGCGGGCTGCGGTCGAGGGTTGGGCGCTGGGTGGCTGA
- a CDS encoding polyamine aminopropyltransferase, with amino-acid sequence MTAPAAAPASSSTPRATDVALLASVFVIAACGLLYELAAGALASYLLGDSVLQFSTIIGTYLFAMGVGSWLSRYFERQLPAHFLRIELLVALVGGALPAILFIVNAHVPGAFRVLLYTLVLLVGTLVGLEIPLVMRILKRNVRLQELVSQVLTFDYLGALAVSLAFPLLLVPQLGLVRTGFLFGFMNAAVAVWALWLFRHELRQFRAHALACAAVLAALAAGLLGAEQLTRFAEDKFYQDRIIFSQATPYQRIVLTQGRQGLRLYLNGNLQFAESDEYRYHEALVHPAMAAHGGPRRVAVLGGGDGMAVREILRYPSVQSVTLVELDPAMTRLFADNPQLARLNGGALHDARVQVVNQDAFQWLQQPDLGHFDVIVVDFPDPTNFAIGKLYTDSFYALLRQHLAASGHAVVQTTSPLVARQSFWTVVTTIEAAGLQAVPYHAHVPSFGEWGYVIASQRPWRAPRELPAGLRFLDAATLPLLLDFPRDMARVPAPVNRLSNQALVHSYEQEWGRVGH; translated from the coding sequence ATGACCGCACCCGCCGCCGCGCCCGCCAGCTCCTCCACCCCGCGCGCCACCGACGTGGCGCTGCTGGCCAGCGTCTTCGTCATCGCCGCCTGCGGCCTGCTGTACGAGCTGGCCGCCGGCGCGCTGGCGTCGTACCTGCTGGGCGACTCGGTGCTGCAGTTCTCCACCATCATCGGCACCTATTTGTTTGCCATGGGCGTGGGCTCGTGGCTGTCGCGCTATTTCGAGCGCCAGCTGCCGGCGCATTTTCTACGCATAGAACTGCTGGTAGCCCTTGTGGGTGGTGCGCTGCCAGCTATTCTTTTCATAGTGAACGCACATGTGCCGGGGGCCTTCCGGGTGCTGCTGTACACCCTGGTGCTGCTGGTGGGCACGCTGGTCGGGCTGGAGATCCCGCTGGTCATGCGCATCCTCAAGCGCAACGTGCGGCTGCAGGAGCTGGTCAGCCAGGTGCTGACGTTCGACTACCTCGGGGCGCTGGCGGTGTCGCTGGCCTTTCCGCTGCTGCTGGTGCCGCAGCTGGGGCTGGTGCGCACGGGCTTTCTGTTCGGCTTCATGAACGCGGCCGTGGCGGTGTGGGCGCTGTGGCTGTTTCGCCATGAGCTGCGCCAGTTCCGCGCCCATGCGCTGGCCTGCGCCGCCGTGCTGGCCGCGTTGGCTGCCGGGCTGCTCGGCGCCGAGCAGCTCACGCGCTTTGCCGAGGACAAGTTCTACCAGGATCGCATCATCTTCAGCCAGGCCACGCCCTACCAGCGCATCGTGCTGACCCAGGGCCGCCAGGGCCTGCGCCTGTACTTGAACGGCAACCTGCAGTTCGCCGAGAGCGACGAGTACCGCTACCACGAGGCGCTGGTGCATCCGGCCATGGCGGCGCACGGCGGGCCGCGCCGCGTGGCCGTGCTGGGCGGGGGCGACGGCATGGCGGTGCGCGAGATCCTGCGCTACCCCTCGGTGCAGTCGGTCACGCTGGTCGAGCTCGACCCGGCCATGACGCGGCTGTTTGCCGACAACCCGCAGCTGGCACGCCTCAACGGCGGCGCGCTGCACGACGCGCGCGTGCAGGTGGTCAACCAGGATGCCTTCCAGTGGCTGCAGCAGCCCGATCTGGGCCACTTCGATGTCATCGTGGTGGACTTTCCCGACCCGACCAACTTCGCCATCGGCAAGCTCTACACCGACAGTTTTTACGCCCTGCTGCGCCAGCACCTGGCGGCCAGCGGCCATGCGGTGGTGCAGACCACCTCGCCGCTGGTGGCGCGCCAGAGTTTCTGGACGGTGGTGACGACCATCGAGGCTGCCGGCCTGCAGGCCGTGCCCTACCACGCCCACGTGCCCAGCTTTGGCGAATGGGGCTACGTCATCGCCAGCCAGCGGCCCTGGCGCGCGCCGCGCGAGCTGCCCGCCGGCCTGCGCTTTCTGGACGCGGCCACGCTGCCCCTGCTGCTGGACTTCCCGCGCGACATGGCGCGCGTGCCGGCGCCGGTCAACCGCCTGTCCAACCAGGCGCTGGTCCACAGCTACGAGCAGGAATGGGGCCGGGTCGGGCATTGA
- a CDS encoding Hpt domain-containing protein: protein MQGGAGLADLQAAAQSGDALALAAGAHRLRGAAANLGLVALQAAVQRLEAAAGDAAQRQPLLDAVQQALQQVRQELAGHQPDLPPEAAAAPPPGQEHTLDAAARTRVQQAVAAASAALAGGELHEAALQTLQELLPPARLQLLQDALDAFDFDAARLQLDGLRELMEKETA from the coding sequence GTGCAGGGCGGCGCTGGCCTGGCCGATCTGCAGGCCGCTGCCCAGTCAGGCGATGCCCTGGCACTGGCGGCTGGCGCGCACCGCCTGCGCGGGGCGGCGGCCAATCTGGGGCTGGTGGCGCTGCAGGCTGCCGTGCAGCGCCTGGAGGCCGCAGCTGGCGACGCCGCGCAGCGCCAGCCGCTGCTCGATGCCGTGCAGCAGGCGTTGCAGCAGGTGCGCCAGGAGCTGGCTGGGCACCAGCCGGATTTGCCGCCTGAGGCCGCTGCCGCGCCGCCGCCTGGGCAGGAGCACACGCTGGATGCAGCGGCACGCACGCGCGTGCAGCAGGCCGTGGCCGCTGCCTCGGCGGCACTGGCTGGCGGCGAGTTGCACGAAGCAGCGCTGCAGACCTTGCAGGAGCTGCTGCCGCCAGCGCGGCTGCAGCTCCTGCAGGACGCGCTGGATGCCTTTGATTTTGATGCCGCCCGTCTGCAGTTGGACGGGCTGCGAGAGCTGATGGAAAAGGAAACCGCATGA
- a CDS encoding HD domain-containing phosphohydrolase — translation MTAPVDRRPRLLLVDDEPTNLQVLRQILQQDYRLLFATDGARALELARAQQPDLILLDVMMPGMDGLAVCQALKAEAVSAAIPVIFVTALSDSLDEARGFDVGCVDYISKPVSAPVVRARVRTHLSLVRMDELRESRMQVIQRLGRAAEYKDNETGMHVIRMSHFARLLALAAGCDAQWADDLMHAAPMHDVGKIGIPDAILQKPGKLTSEEWAVMRTHPEVGAQIIGEHPSGVLRLARSLALEHHEKWDGSGYPAGLAGEAISLEARIVALADVFDALTSERPYKAAWPVEQAMALITEQAGQHFDPALVALFVPLLPQLLQVRQRWAD, via the coding sequence ATGACCGCCCCCGTCGATCGCCGCCCGCGATTGCTGCTCGTCGATGACGAGCCGACCAACCTGCAGGTGCTGCGCCAGATCCTGCAGCAGGACTACCGGCTGCTGTTTGCCACCGACGGCGCCCGCGCGCTGGAGCTGGCCCGGGCGCAGCAGCCCGATTTGATCCTGCTGGACGTGATGATGCCGGGCATGGACGGCCTGGCCGTGTGCCAGGCGCTCAAGGCCGAGGCTGTCAGCGCCGCCATCCCGGTCATCTTCGTGACCGCGCTGTCCGACAGCCTGGATGAGGCGCGCGGCTTCGATGTCGGCTGCGTGGACTACATCAGCAAGCCCGTCAGCGCCCCGGTGGTGCGCGCGCGCGTGCGCACCCACCTGTCGCTGGTGCGCATGGACGAGCTGCGCGAGAGCCGGATGCAGGTCATCCAGCGCCTGGGCCGCGCCGCCGAGTACAAGGACAACGAAACCGGGATGCACGTCATCCGCATGAGCCACTTCGCGCGGCTACTGGCGCTGGCCGCCGGCTGCGATGCCCAGTGGGCCGACGACCTGATGCACGCTGCGCCCATGCACGACGTGGGCAAGATCGGCATCCCCGACGCCATCCTGCAAAAGCCCGGCAAGCTGACCAGCGAGGAGTGGGCGGTCATGCGCACCCACCCCGAGGTGGGCGCCCAGATCATCGGCGAGCACCCTTCGGGCGTGCTGCGCCTGGCGCGCTCGCTGGCCCTGGAACACCACGAGAAATGGGACGGCAGCGGCTACCCGGCCGGCCTGGCCGGCGAGGCCATCAGCCTGGAGGCGCGCATCGTGGCGCTGGCCGACGTGTTCGACGCGCTGACCAGCGAGCGGCCCTACAAGGCCGCCTGGCCGGTCGAGCAGGCCATGGCCCTGATCACCGAGCAGGCCGGCCAGCACTTCGACCCGGCGCTGGTGGCGCTGTTCGTTCCGCTGCTGCCGCAGTTGCTGCAAGTGCGCCAGCGCTGGGCCGACTGA
- a CDS encoding alpha/beta fold hydrolase, with translation MPHAQVNGQRLYYEDTGGDGPAILFSHGLLMDSSMFAPQVQALANLGWRCICWDERAHGQTATGECAPFSYYDSADDAVALLAHLGVQRAVFAGMSQGGYLSLRAALRHPDAVRALVLIDTQALPEEEHKMAGHQMIVQEWLQSGLSDERAVGIEHIILGQGWEGAAAWRAKWQQMQPGDLLAAFTTLASRDDISGEIARIQAPALVIHGDADQAIDIERARAMAASLPDARMVVIPGAGHAPNLTHPQPVNAALLDFLRQLPR, from the coding sequence ATGCCCCACGCCCAGGTCAACGGCCAGCGTCTGTACTACGAGGACACCGGCGGCGACGGCCCGGCCATCCTTTTCTCGCACGGCCTGCTGATGGACAGCAGCATGTTCGCGCCGCAGGTGCAGGCGCTGGCCAATCTCGGCTGGCGCTGCATCTGCTGGGACGAGCGCGCCCACGGCCAGACGGCCACCGGCGAATGCGCGCCCTTCAGCTACTACGACTCAGCGGATGACGCCGTGGCCCTGCTGGCACACCTGGGCGTGCAGCGCGCGGTGTTTGCCGGCATGTCGCAGGGCGGCTATCTGTCGCTGCGCGCGGCGCTGCGCCACCCGGATGCCGTGCGCGCCCTGGTGCTGATCGACACCCAGGCCTTGCCCGAGGAGGAGCACAAGATGGCCGGCCACCAGATGATCGTGCAGGAGTGGCTGCAGTCCGGCCTGTCCGACGAGCGCGCCGTGGGCATCGAGCACATCATCCTGGGCCAGGGCTGGGAGGGCGCTGCCGCCTGGCGCGCCAAGTGGCAGCAAATGCAGCCCGGCGACCTGCTGGCAGCCTTCACCACGCTGGCCTCGCGCGACGACATCAGCGGCGAGATCGCCCGCATCCAGGCGCCGGCGCTGGTCATCCACGGCGATGCCGACCAGGCCATCGACATCGAGCGCGCCCGCGCCATGGCGGCCAGCCTGCCCGATGCGCGCATGGTGGTCATCCCGGGCGCCGGCCACGCGCCCAACCTGACGCATCCGCAGCCGGTCAACGCGGCGCTGCTGGATTTCCTGCGTCAGTTGCCGCGCTGA
- a CDS encoding ferric reductase-like transmembrane domain-containing protein, protein MRARSALALTLLILTLAWLAVAPAIGPLVDAQGVASGVWELRRQLLYLSGLLSIGLMALTLLLALRLPLAEWLLGGMDQAYRLHKWAGIGAALAALAHWGVKESSGWMTALWGRAGKPARDAVLPWLADSRGLAKDVGEWAFYLLLAAVALTLLTRLLAYRPWRVLHRAMPLLFLALALHSVALTPLAWWSQPAGLLMGVLLALGSAAALWSLAGLVGLPRRHAARIESVQALGEGADAPLQVLCAVAPSWPGHRAGQFAFVRFERSEGAHPFTIASAPASLGRAADGQELLRLVIKPLGDYTRSLRQRLRAGQALDIEGPYGRFDGVGAGQRQQVWVAAGVGITPFLALLEARQGDAAPAGAQPAQLHYCTRDAAADVLLPTLQALCAQASPPVRLTVHDAARGQRLAPADLAATPGALDIWFCGPPGLGDALAGQARQRPWRLHRESFAMR, encoded by the coding sequence ATGCGCGCCCGCAGCGCCCTCGCCCTGACCCTGTTGATCCTGACCCTGGCCTGGCTGGCGGTCGCACCCGCCATCGGCCCGCTGGTTGATGCCCAGGGCGTGGCCAGCGGCGTCTGGGAGCTGCGTCGCCAACTGCTGTACCTGAGCGGCCTGCTGTCCATCGGCCTGATGGCGCTGACCCTGCTGCTGGCGCTGCGCCTGCCGCTGGCCGAGTGGCTGCTGGGCGGCATGGATCAGGCCTACCGCCTGCACAAGTGGGCCGGCATCGGCGCGGCGCTGGCCGCGCTGGCGCACTGGGGCGTCAAGGAATCGTCGGGCTGGATGACGGCGCTGTGGGGCCGCGCCGGCAAGCCGGCACGCGATGCCGTCCTGCCCTGGCTGGCGGACAGCCGCGGCCTGGCCAAGGACGTGGGTGAATGGGCCTTTTATCTGCTGCTGGCCGCCGTGGCGCTGACGCTGCTGACCCGGCTGCTGGCCTACCGGCCCTGGCGCGTGCTGCACCGCGCCATGCCGCTGCTGTTCCTGGCGCTGGCGCTGCACAGCGTGGCGCTGACGCCGCTGGCCTGGTGGAGCCAGCCAGCCGGCCTGCTGATGGGTGTGCTGCTGGCTCTGGGCAGTGCGGCGGCGCTGTGGTCGCTGGCCGGCCTGGTTGGGCTGCCGCGCCGCCACGCCGCGCGCATCGAGTCCGTGCAGGCGCTGGGCGAGGGGGCCGATGCGCCGCTGCAGGTGCTGTGCGCCGTGGCCCCGTCCTGGCCGGGGCACCGCGCCGGGCAGTTCGCCTTCGTGCGCTTCGAGCGCAGCGAGGGCGCCCACCCCTTCACCATCGCCAGCGCCCCGGCCAGCCTGGGCCGCGCGGCTGACGGGCAGGAGCTGCTGCGCCTGGTCATCAAGCCGCTGGGCGACTACACCCGCAGCTTGCGCCAGCGGCTGCGCGCCGGGCAGGCGCTGGACATCGAAGGGCCGTATGGCCGCTTCGACGGCGTGGGCGCCGGGCAGCGCCAGCAGGTCTGGGTGGCCGCCGGCGTCGGCATCACGCCCTTCCTGGCCCTGCTGGAAGCGCGCCAGGGCGACGCGGCCCCGGCGGGCGCCCAGCCGGCGCAGCTGCACTACTGCACGCGCGACGCCGCAGCCGATGTGCTGCTGCCGACCCTGCAGGCCCTGTGCGCCCAGGCCAGCCCGCCGGTGCGGCTCACGGTGCATGACGCCGCGCGCGGCCAGCGCCTTGCGCCCGCCGATCTGGCGGCCACGCCCGGCGCGCTGGACATCTGGTTCTGCGGCCCGCCGGGCCTGGGCGATGCGCTGGCCGGGCAAGCGCGGCAGCGGCCCTGGCGGCTGCACCGCGAATCATTCGCCATGCGCTGA
- a CDS encoding PepSY domain-containing protein: protein MNTTSSIRQRALLILATTAALALPAAHAQTPAQSSAQTPAQSAAPAAATSAPVAAPASAAPAATARLSIRDIYDRASAAGYRDLYEIELDHGRYKVKGYDAQGARAKVYFNASTGAVEDGRKHR, encoded by the coding sequence ATGAACACCACCTCGTCCATCCGCCAGCGCGCCCTGCTGATCCTGGCCACGACTGCCGCCCTGGCGCTGCCCGCAGCCCATGCGCAAACCCCGGCGCAGTCTTCGGCGCAGACCCCAGCGCAAAGTGCCGCGCCGGCTGCTGCCACCAGCGCCCCGGTTGCCGCCCCGGCCAGCGCTGCCCCGGCAGCGACCGCCCGCCTGAGCATCCGCGACATCTACGACCGCGCCAGCGCCGCCGGCTACCGTGACCTGTACGAGATCGAGCTCGACCACGGTCGCTACAAGGTCAAGGGCTACGACGCCCAGGGCGCGCGCGCCAAGGTCTATTTCAACGCCAGCACCGGCGCCGTCGAGGATGGGCGCAAGCACCGTTGA
- a CDS encoding PepSY domain-containing protein, with protein MARRFFPLSVPLSWPRWRRPAGRLLLALALAAAASTGLHAGGDDHERARRALERGEVLPLRAVLEQVERTQQGQVLKIEFERDDGRYLYKIRLLQPDGRVAKLKVDAVDGRVLSIKRKHP; from the coding sequence ATGGCACGCCGGTTTTTTCCCCTCTCTGTCCCCCTTTCCTGGCCCCGCTGGCGCCGCCCGGCAGGCCGCCTGCTGCTGGCCCTGGCGCTGGCGGCGGCGGCATCGACCGGGCTGCACGCTGGCGGCGATGACCACGAGCGCGCCCGCCGGGCGCTGGAGCGCGGCGAGGTGCTGCCGCTGCGCGCCGTGCTGGAGCAGGTCGAGCGCACGCAGCAAGGCCAAGTGCTGAAAATCGAGTTCGAGCGCGACGACGGGCGCTATCTGTACAAAATCCGCCTGCTGCAGCCCGATGGCCGGGTTGCCAAGCTCAAGGTCGATGCAGTCGATGGCCGCGTGCTGTCCATCAAGCGCAAGCATCCCTGA